One window of Cohnella hashimotonis genomic DNA carries:
- a CDS encoding beta-mannosidase produces MRRSIELTGAWQLKGEGIDPSGKEASVAIDAQIPGHVHQDLLAAGLIADPGYRKQADDCQWVEHWRWTYSRTFELERLEPGRPLLEFEGLDTYAEIELNGIRLARTDNMFVRYRFDVSGLLQEGTNELVVRFRTVAEGLAGKSYAGLGAAFTNERLFVRRMQCTFGWDWVGRLVSYGIWRPVRLVFEDVAAIKDLFVYTKAVDTRGASLAVAVETSIRAEEPLRLSLAIEGPSGGIVWQAERRLNGGKLELTADLTEPELWWPAGYGGQPLYTLVAKLYDKSGLLDERSRAFGIRTVRIEQLADRAGSAEARMTEKIRSQVMIGDTNADNPDGMAWEANGDRPGSGFRLLVNGVPVFCKGANWVPCDPFPSRVPDSRYEHLLRLARDAGMTMLRCWGGGIYEPEPFWDWCDRLGIVVVQDFMMACGTYPESDREWTASLTAEVEGAIRALRNHPSLVWWNGDNENGMFAGEEDPGYPGRGIAERITGRLCADLDPSRPFQPTSPYGGSTNNSFTIGTAHYTGALFEMFDVFRNTDLRHYRSYFAGLLSRFCPEFPMFGTPEVHTLQRMMNDEDLADPSYDMIEYHTKNHPGLKDFSLFRALATLADKLTPPAASTPDQIRRMSFVQHELTRLTVEAYRRNRHYAGGLLFWMYNDCWPASGWSLVDYYGYPKGGYYGFKQAARPVIASIEKDAATGTYDCWVCSDKPEEIRGTGTLRALKLDSSAEDAEVWSRTFDFAVEAGVSAVAAGIPAEELDALLDHRHVLVMDIAGEFGSDRCIYFAGLPAEMKLAPSGLRIESRAGGPEAGSVTVAADRYAKAVHLHGAYVFSDNYFDLLPGERKTIEYRSLEAAVYAGEQGDEEPAIELIAWN; encoded by the coding sequence ATGAGAAGATCGATAGAGTTGACAGGCGCTTGGCAGCTGAAAGGCGAAGGCATAGACCCTTCGGGAAAGGAAGCGAGTGTCGCGATCGATGCGCAGATTCCCGGTCATGTGCACCAGGATCTGCTCGCGGCGGGCCTGATCGCGGATCCGGGTTACCGCAAGCAGGCGGACGATTGCCAGTGGGTGGAGCATTGGCGGTGGACGTACAGCCGGACGTTCGAGCTTGAGCGATTGGAGCCGGGACGTCCCCTGCTGGAATTCGAAGGGCTGGATACGTACGCGGAGATCGAGTTGAACGGCATCCGGCTCGCCCGGACCGACAACATGTTCGTCCGCTACCGCTTCGACGTGTCGGGGCTGCTGCAGGAGGGCACGAACGAGCTCGTGGTGAGGTTCCGGACGGTCGCGGAAGGGCTTGCGGGCAAGTCGTACGCCGGTCTCGGCGCAGCCTTCACGAACGAGCGGCTGTTCGTCAGGCGCATGCAATGCACTTTCGGCTGGGACTGGGTAGGGCGCCTCGTCAGCTACGGCATATGGCGGCCCGTCCGTCTCGTGTTCGAAGACGTGGCGGCGATCAAGGACCTTTTCGTGTACACGAAGGCTGTGGACACGCGAGGCGCGTCCCTTGCAGTAGCGGTCGAGACGAGCATCCGCGCCGAAGAGCCGCTGCGGCTGTCGCTTGCGATTGAGGGTCCGTCCGGCGGTATCGTCTGGCAGGCCGAGCGCCGGCTGAACGGCGGCAAGCTGGAGCTGACGGCCGATCTGACGGAGCCGGAGCTGTGGTGGCCGGCAGGATACGGCGGCCAGCCGCTGTATACGCTCGTCGCAAAGCTGTACGACAAGTCGGGATTGCTCGATGAGCGTTCTCGCGCGTTCGGCATCCGGACGGTGCGCATCGAGCAGCTCGCGGACCGGGCGGGAAGTGCAGAGGCGCGGATGACCGAAAAGATTCGCTCGCAAGTCATGATAGGGGATACGAACGCCGACAATCCGGACGGTATGGCCTGGGAGGCGAACGGCGACCGCCCCGGCAGCGGTTTCCGTCTGCTGGTCAACGGCGTTCCCGTCTTTTGCAAGGGAGCGAACTGGGTGCCTTGCGATCCCTTCCCGTCGCGCGTACCGGATTCGCGCTACGAGCACCTGCTCCGGCTCGCCCGCGATGCCGGCATGACGATGCTCCGCTGTTGGGGCGGCGGCATCTACGAGCCGGAGCCGTTCTGGGATTGGTGCGACCGGCTCGGCATCGTCGTCGTTCAGGACTTCATGATGGCATGCGGGACGTACCCTGAGTCGGACCGGGAGTGGACGGCATCGCTGACCGCCGAGGTCGAGGGCGCGATTCGCGCGCTGCGGAATCACCCCAGTCTCGTCTGGTGGAACGGGGACAACGAGAACGGCATGTTCGCAGGCGAGGAAGACCCGGGTTATCCGGGGCGGGGCATCGCCGAGCGGATCACGGGCAGGCTGTGCGCGGATCTGGATCCGTCCAGGCCGTTTCAACCCACGAGCCCTTACGGCGGCAGCACCAACAATTCGTTTACGATCGGCACTGCGCACTATACGGGGGCGCTGTTTGAGATGTTCGATGTTTTCCGCAATACGGATTTGCGCCACTACCGCTCCTACTTTGCCGGCCTGTTAAGTCGATTCTGTCCGGAGTTTCCGATGTTCGGCACGCCGGAGGTTCATACGCTGCAGCGGATGATGAACGACGAGGATCTAGCCGATCCGTCGTACGACATGATCGAATACCACACGAAGAATCACCCGGGTCTGAAGGACTTCTCGCTCTTCCGTGCGCTCGCGACGCTGGCCGACAAGCTTACCCCGCCCGCCGCGTCGACGCCCGACCAGATCCGCCGCATGTCGTTCGTCCAGCACGAGCTTACCCGGCTGACCGTGGAGGCTTACAGGCGCAACCGGCATTATGCGGGCGGTCTCCTGTTCTGGATGTACAACGATTGCTGGCCGGCGAGCGGCTGGAGCCTGGTGGATTACTACGGGTACCCGAAGGGCGGGTATTACGGCTTCAAACAGGCGGCGCGGCCGGTAATCGCTTCGATCGAAAAAGACGCGGCAACCGGGACGTACGATTGTTGGGTGTGCAGCGACAAGCCCGAAGAGATCCGGGGAACGGGGACGCTGCGCGCGCTGAAGCTTGACAGCTCCGCCGAAGACGCCGAGGTCTGGTCCAGGACGTTCGACTTTGCGGTGGAAGCGGGCGTTTCGGCTGTAGCAGCCGGGATTCCGGCAGAAGAGCTGGACGCTTTGCTGGATCATCGTCATGTGCTGGTCATGGATATCGCCGGTGAATTCGGCAGCGATCGCTGCATCTATTTCGCGGGACTTCCGGCGGAGATGAAGCTCGCGCCATCGGGCTTGCGGATCGAATCCCGCGCGGGCGGGCCTGAAGCCGGCAGCGTGACCGTCGCGGCGGACCGCTATGCCAAAGCCGTTCATTTACATGGCGCATACGTCTTTTCGGACAATTACTTCGACCTGCTGCCAGGGGAGCGCAAAACGATCGAATACCGCAGCTTGGAGGCTGCAGTATATGCCGGTGAGCAGGGAGACGAAGAGCCGGCGATCGAGCTGATCGCCTGGAACTGA
- the alr gene encoding alanine racemase — protein MLRETWAEIDPRRIADNLRAVRGTLPAGVKLMAVVKANGYGHGDLEAAEAARQAGADYLAVAFLEEALRLRAGGVRLPILILTPIRPDQVDLAMERDLTLTVTGADWFRELRRRSPTLAGRKLRVHVKADTGLGRIGFRTEAEWDALVPWLAAPDIDVDGFYTHFATAGQADTAYLKRQARRFAELMTRCKASGIAVRHYHCAGSVAALRFPGLALDMVRIGAAMYGFYPSRLTPPVPLKPALSLHSTLMQIKRVRQGEYIGYDNAYRAESDEWIGTAPIGYADGWSQRMRGAPVLVRGQRAVIVGRISMDQLMLRLPGPCAPGDRVTLIGRQGGERVTFAELAAHIDGAAQEITTSLTDRLAKVYANSKKEAEYAWDNAYFQPQRREPTVI, from the coding sequence ATGTTAAGGGAGACTTGGGCGGAGATTGATCCCCGGCGGATCGCGGACAATCTGCGCGCCGTTCGAGGCACGCTGCCCGCGGGCGTCAAGCTGATGGCCGTCGTCAAGGCGAACGGCTACGGCCACGGCGATCTGGAAGCGGCCGAAGCGGCAAGGCAGGCGGGAGCGGATTATTTGGCCGTGGCTTTTCTCGAGGAGGCGCTGCGGCTGCGGGCGGGAGGCGTACGGCTCCCGATCCTGATTCTGACGCCGATCCGGCCGGACCAGGTCGACCTGGCGATGGAACGGGATCTGACGCTGACGGTCACCGGCGCGGACTGGTTCCGGGAGCTGCGGAGGCGTTCGCCAACGCTTGCCGGACGCAAGCTGCGCGTGCACGTCAAAGCCGACACCGGGCTTGGCCGGATCGGCTTCCGAACGGAGGCGGAATGGGATGCGCTCGTCCCGTGGCTCGCCGCGCCGGATATCGACGTCGACGGCTTCTATACGCACTTTGCGACCGCTGGACAAGCTGACACGGCCTACCTGAAGCGGCAGGCCCGCCGGTTCGCGGAGCTGATGACGCGATGCAAGGCGAGCGGCATCGCCGTTCGGCACTACCACTGCGCCGGCAGCGTCGCCGCCCTGCGGTTCCCGGGTCTTGCGCTCGACATGGTGCGGATCGGCGCCGCCATGTACGGCTTTTATCCGTCCCGGCTGACGCCGCCCGTGCCGCTTAAGCCTGCGCTTAGCCTGCACAGCACGCTGATGCAAATCAAGCGCGTTCGGCAGGGCGAGTATATCGGGTACGACAACGCCTACCGCGCCGAGTCCGACGAATGGATCGGCACCGCGCCGATCGGCTACGCGGACGGCTGGTCGCAGCGGATGCGAGGCGCCCCTGTCCTCGTGCGCGGACAGCGCGCCGTGATCGTCGGCCGAATCTCCATGGATCAGCTGATGCTTCGGCTGCCCGGTCCCTGCGCGCCGGGAGACCGTGTGACGCTGATCGGACGCCAGGGCGGCGAGCGCGTCACGTTCGCCGAGCTGGCCGCCCATATCGACGGCGCGGCCCAGGAGATCACGACGTCGCTGACGGACCGCTTGGCCAAGGTTTACGCGAATTCAAAGAAGGAGGCTGAATACGCATGGGACAACGCCTATTTTCAACCGCAGCGGCGGGAGCCGACCGTGATCTGA
- a CDS encoding D-alanyl-D-alanine carboxypeptidase family protein yields the protein MGQRLFSTAAAGADRDLSTLRTIRVAPSAIHEGHLILVNQTHPVREPFPADRLSALDDYPAMRARSPGMLLEATALSRLAELLAACGGASDIVAVSGYRSADEQTEIYESSLRENGPRYTAAYVALPGCSEHQTGLAIDVGLAGGGELDFIAPDFPDSGVCLDFKRLAAQFGFVQRYRAGKEAVTGIACEPWHFRYVGTPHAEIMEQENLCLEEYVERLRSFAFDGERLLAEEERERVEIYYVPVGPGASADVPIPACDYYRLSGDNAGGIIVTASTGKRRRSFVG from the coding sequence ATGGGACAACGCCTATTTTCAACCGCAGCGGCGGGAGCCGACCGTGATCTGAGCACGCTTCGCACGATCCGCGTCGCTCCATCCGCCATCCATGAGGGACATCTCATCCTGGTCAACCAGACGCATCCCGTGCGGGAGCCGTTCCCGGCGGACAGGCTGTCGGCGCTGGACGATTATCCCGCGATGCGCGCGCGCTCGCCGGGCATGCTGCTGGAAGCGACGGCGCTCTCTCGTTTGGCGGAGCTGCTCGCAGCTTGCGGCGGGGCGTCCGACATCGTGGCCGTGAGCGGGTATCGGTCGGCCGACGAACAGACCGAAATTTATGAATCGTCGCTGCGGGAAAACGGACCTCGGTATACGGCCGCCTATGTCGCCCTGCCCGGCTGCAGCGAGCATCAGACGGGCCTTGCCATCGACGTCGGGCTGGCGGGCGGCGGCGAGCTCGACTTCATCGCGCCCGATTTTCCGGACAGCGGCGTCTGTCTCGACTTCAAACGGCTCGCCGCGCAGTTCGGCTTCGTCCAGCGCTATCGCGCGGGCAAGGAAGCCGTCACCGGCATCGCCTGCGAGCCGTGGCATTTCCGCTACGTCGGAACCCCGCACGCCGAGATCATGGAGCAAGAGAATCTGTGCCTCGAGGAATACGTCGAGCGGCTGCGCTCCTTCGCGTTCGACGGCGAGCGGCTGTTGGCGGAGGAGGAACGCGAGCGCGTCGAGATCTATTATGTACCCGTCGGCCCGGGCGCTTCTGCGGACGTGCCGATCCCGGCCTGCGATTATTACCGCCTGTCCGGCGACAACGCGGGCGGCATTATCGTGACGGCTTCAACCGGCAAAAGGCGGCGGTCCTTTGTCGGCTAA
- a CDS encoding D-alanine--D-alanine ligase family protein, with protein sequence MKTKLYVVYGGKSVEHDISLKTARTVLGAVDESKFELHPIYIARDGRWCAPDAQGLAGAEAAERLVAEPAHDSEAASIGDILLRKLALPGKKVVLPLIHGSNGEDGTLQGLLEMLNVPYVGNGVLAAALTLDKAMSKLTLAQAGIRQVEHRAVLREQWLADERGCIAWLEDTIGYPCYVKPASLGSSIGINRCENRGELTAGIAEALQYDAKLVVERELPGREIQVAVMGNEEPIASLPGEFIHDNRFFDFASKYSDPRLQMSIPAEIGEALIGQVRALALQAYRTLGCEGLARVDFFLDRDGLLYLNEINALPGFTSASMYPVMWEKTDGTTYAKLIERLIDYAFTRHEARQSLSYERLAPC encoded by the coding sequence ATGAAAACCAAATTGTACGTCGTGTACGGCGGCAAATCCGTCGAGCACGACATCTCACTCAAAACCGCCCGCACCGTCCTCGGCGCGGTCGACGAATCCAAATTCGAGCTGCATCCCATCTATATCGCGAGGGACGGACGCTGGTGCGCGCCGGACGCGCAAGGTCTCGCAGGCGCCGAAGCGGCGGAGCGACTCGTCGCCGAGCCGGCGCACGACAGCGAAGCCGCCTCCATCGGCGATATTCTGCTTCGCAAGCTGGCGCTGCCCGGCAAAAAGGTCGTCCTGCCGCTCATCCACGGCTCCAACGGGGAGGACGGGACGCTCCAGGGGCTGCTGGAGATGCTGAACGTGCCTTACGTGGGAAACGGCGTACTCGCCGCGGCGCTGACGCTGGACAAGGCGATGTCGAAGCTGACGCTGGCGCAAGCCGGCATTCGGCAGGTCGAACACCGCGCCGTCCTACGCGAACAATGGCTGGCGGACGAGCGGGGCTGCATCGCGTGGCTGGAGGATACGATCGGCTACCCTTGCTATGTCAAGCCGGCATCGCTTGGCTCGAGCATCGGCATCAACCGCTGCGAGAACCGCGGCGAACTGACGGCCGGCATCGCGGAGGCGTTGCAGTACGACGCCAAGCTGGTCGTCGAGCGGGAGCTTCCCGGACGGGAGATTCAGGTCGCCGTCATGGGCAATGAGGAGCCGATCGCTTCGCTGCCGGGCGAGTTCATACACGACAACCGCTTCTTCGACTTTGCGTCGAAATATTCCGATCCGCGGCTGCAAATGTCCATTCCGGCCGAGATCGGCGAAGCGCTGATCGGACAAGTCCGGGCACTCGCCCTGCAGGCGTACCGGACGCTTGGCTGCGAGGGTCTCGCCCGGGTGGACTTTTTCCTGGACCGGGACGGGCTGCTGTACTTGAACGAGATCAACGCGCTGCCCGGCTTCACGTCCGCCAGCATGTATCCGGTCATGTGGGAAAAAACGGACGGTACGACGTACGCCAAGCTGATCGAGCGGCTGATCGACTACGCGTTCACCCGTCACGAAGCCAGGCAGTCGCTCAGTTATGAGAGGCTGGCCCCATGTTAA
- the hisJ gene encoding histidinol-phosphatase HisJ has translation MALKWDGHTHTKFCYHGSPAESEAYLDRAIELGFARYTLSEHPPLPDRYVDDPKLMAELAMPERELPEYMAYAAAVKARYADRIEVAVGLEMDYLPGMTDYSDRLIAPWLGELEDIVVSVHYLPGKGGMRCIDFTPTDFADAFLDHYGSMDAVAEAYYDAVEGAIAWASTLPGSIRRRIGHVNLIRKFQRELPPMNAERARARLEALLPKLKAAGVGLDVNVSGFRKPTCGEAYVPEWLIDRCIAEGIELVYGSDTHKPAEVGADWDWFERAIAQGGAR, from the coding sequence ATGGCGTTGAAGTGGGACGGACATACGCATACGAAATTTTGTTATCATGGCAGTCCGGCGGAATCGGAGGCCTACCTGGACCGGGCGATCGAGCTGGGCTTCGCCAGATACACGCTGAGCGAGCATCCGCCGCTGCCGGACCGGTACGTGGACGATCCGAAGCTGATGGCGGAGCTCGCAATGCCCGAGCGCGAGCTGCCTGAGTATATGGCATACGCAGCCGCTGTCAAAGCGCGCTACGCCGATCGCATCGAGGTTGCCGTCGGCCTCGAGATGGACTACCTGCCCGGCATGACGGACTATTCCGACCGGCTGATCGCGCCTTGGCTCGGCGAGCTGGAGGACATCGTCGTGTCCGTGCATTATTTGCCGGGCAAGGGCGGCATGCGCTGCATCGACTTCACGCCGACGGACTTCGCGGACGCGTTCCTGGACCACTACGGCTCCATGGATGCGGTAGCGGAAGCCTATTACGATGCGGTAGAAGGGGCGATCGCCTGGGCATCGACGCTGCCCGGATCGATTCGCAGGCGCATCGGCCACGTCAACCTGATCCGCAAGTTCCAGCGCGAGCTGCCGCCGATGAACGCGGAGCGGGCGCGGGCGCGGCTTGAGGCGCTGCTGCCCAAGCTGAAGGCTGCTGGTGTCGGTCTGGACGTGAACGTTTCGGGCTTCCGCAAGCCCACCTGCGGCGAGGCGTACGTGCCGGAGTGGCTCATCGACCGCTGCATCGCCGAGGGCATCGAGCTGGTGTACGGTTCGGATACGCACAAGCCGGCTGAGGTCGGCGCCGATTGGGATTGGTTCGAGCGGGCGATCGCTCAGGGCGGCGCACGTTGA
- a CDS encoding acyltransferase family protein: protein MSAKLARPAKTAKTDYLGLSWLKFIAALLVIANHTGPLARFGPSADFLIDGALTRIAVPIFFMTSGFFYFRKLTGDPLADRRHLLRYLGSIAKLYAIAILLYVPLNVYNGYFSSPKFGTLDLLRDLVFDGTFYHLWYLPALMIGIAMLHGLYRALKPAAVMIVAFLLYAVGLLGDSYYGLIAGSGVLTGWYSAMFHVFDYTRNGLFFAPVYLALGAFVARSEKQRPSRPALHAVLFLVSLSAMLAEALWLREGGIPRQDSMYIFAVPAAYFLLLLALPYKGPANRTLREGRAWIYVLHPLAIVLVRGAAKTTGLQPWLIGNSLVHFVAVCLLSVALAAVAVRLPSLRTIRTVWRPRAKVAGSASTRH from the coding sequence TTGTCGGCTAAACTCGCCAGACCGGCTAAAACGGCTAAAACGGATTATCTCGGCCTGTCCTGGCTCAAATTCATAGCCGCCCTGCTCGTCATCGCCAACCATACGGGTCCGCTCGCCCGCTTCGGTCCGTCCGCCGACTTTTTGATCGACGGCGCGCTCACGAGAATCGCCGTGCCGATCTTTTTCATGACCTCCGGCTTCTTCTACTTTCGCAAGCTGACGGGCGACCCGCTAGCCGACCGTCGCCATCTTCTGCGCTATCTCGGCAGCATCGCCAAACTGTATGCCATCGCCATTCTGCTCTATGTGCCGCTCAACGTATACAATGGCTACTTCTCCTCCCCCAAGTTCGGCACGCTTGACTTGCTGCGGGATCTGGTGTTCGACGGTACCTTCTACCACCTCTGGTACTTGCCTGCGCTGATGATCGGCATCGCCATGCTGCACGGACTGTACCGCGCGCTGAAGCCGGCCGCCGTCATGATCGTCGCCTTCTTACTGTACGCCGTCGGACTGCTCGGCGACAGCTACTACGGCTTGATCGCGGGCAGCGGCGTCCTGACGGGATGGTATAGCGCAATGTTCCACGTCTTCGACTATACGCGCAACGGGCTGTTCTTCGCGCCAGTCTATCTGGCGCTCGGCGCGTTCGTTGCCCGAAGCGAGAAGCAGCGTCCGAGCCGTCCGGCCTTGCATGCCGTGCTTTTTCTCGTCTCGCTGTCCGCAATGCTGGCGGAGGCGCTCTGGCTGCGCGAAGGCGGCATCCCCCGGCAAGACAGCATGTATATTTTCGCGGTACCGGCCGCCTATTTTCTGCTGCTGCTGGCGCTCCCTTACAAAGGACCGGCGAACCGGACGCTGCGGGAGGGACGGGCGTGGATCTACGTGCTGCATCCGCTCGCCATCGTGCTCGTGCGGGGCGCCGCCAAGACGACGGGGCTGCAGCCGTGGCTGATCGGCAACAGCCTTGTTCACTTCGTCGCCGTCTGCTTGCTGTCCGTCGCGCTCGCGGCCGTCGCCGTCCGCCTCCCTTCCCTTCGAACGATTCGGACCGTCTGGCGTCCTCGCGCCAAAGTAGCCGGATCGGCATCGACCCGGCACTAA
- a CDS encoding iron-containing alcohol dehydrogenase, with translation MNNFELYNPTKLVFGKDTVSKLGSLVEPYGKKILLVYGGGSIKKSGLYDRVLSELAAIGATVHELPGVEPNPRLSTVHKGVDIVRAEGIEFILAVGGGSVIDAAKAVAAGAKYAGDPWDFTIGKARIEDALPLGTVLTLAATGSEMNGNAVISNWETKQKRGLGSKLVYPRFSILDPQLTYSVPRDQTVNGIVDIMSHVFEQYFTLTDGVPLQSRFAESVLLTVIENGEKALANGEDYEARANLLLAGTYALNGTLPNGVVTDWATHGIEHEVSAIYDIAHGAGLAIIFPNWMKYVYDAKPERFAQFAERVWGIDPAGKSSEELALAGIQATRDYFTRIGAPATLGELGIGAEQLDRMADEAVQFGPIGSFKKLEKADVKRILEMSL, from the coding sequence ATGAACAATTTTGAATTGTACAACCCCACGAAGCTGGTGTTCGGCAAGGATACGGTCTCGAAGCTGGGATCGCTGGTCGAGCCTTACGGGAAAAAAATTCTGCTCGTCTACGGCGGCGGCAGCATCAAAAAGTCGGGGCTATACGACCGCGTGCTGTCCGAGCTCGCGGCGATCGGCGCGACCGTGCATGAGCTGCCGGGCGTCGAGCCCAATCCGCGCCTGTCCACGGTACATAAAGGCGTCGATATCGTCCGCGCCGAAGGGATCGAATTCATCCTCGCCGTCGGCGGCGGCAGCGTCATCGACGCGGCCAAGGCGGTGGCGGCGGGCGCGAAGTACGCGGGCGATCCGTGGGACTTCACGATCGGCAAGGCCAGGATCGAGGACGCGCTGCCGCTCGGCACGGTGCTGACGCTGGCGGCGACGGGCTCCGAGATGAACGGCAATGCCGTCATCTCCAATTGGGAGACCAAGCAGAAGCGCGGTTTGGGGAGCAAGCTGGTCTATCCTCGTTTCTCCATTCTGGATCCGCAGCTGACCTACTCGGTGCCGCGGGACCAGACCGTGAACGGCATCGTGGATATCATGTCGCACGTGTTCGAGCAGTACTTCACGCTGACCGACGGCGTGCCGCTTCAATCCCGCTTCGCGGAGTCCGTTCTGCTGACGGTCATCGAGAACGGCGAGAAGGCGCTCGCCAACGGCGAAGACTACGAGGCGCGCGCGAACCTGCTGCTGGCAGGCACTTATGCGCTGAACGGCACATTGCCTAACGGTGTCGTCACCGACTGGGCGACCCACGGCATCGAGCACGAGGTCAGCGCCATTTACGACATCGCGCACGGCGCGGGTCTCGCGATCATTTTCCCGAACTGGATGAAGTACGTGTACGATGCCAAGCCCGAGCGATTCGCCCAGTTCGCCGAGCGCGTATGGGGCATCGATCCGGCCGGCAAGTCGTCGGAGGAGCTCGCGCTCGCCGGCATTCAGGCGACCCGCGACTACTTCACGCGCATCGGCGCGCCGGCTACGCTCGGCGAGCTCGGCATCGGCGCCGAACAGCTGGATCGCATGGCGGACGAAGCGGTGCAGTTCGGACCGATCGGCTCCTTCAAGAAGCTCGAGAAGGCGGACGTGAAACGAATTCTCGAGATGAGTCTGTAG